A single genomic interval of Sphingobacteriales bacterium harbors:
- the mqnB gene encoding futalosine hydrolase produces MSNTLLIVYATYLEAQPLLLLLQPFLETSAECDKNDSQLLLTTKDSTFLSFVLSSKLKVQLLITGAGLTATSCWVTKITSLFNYSLAINAGIAGCFDSKLSIGSVVYVTKDTIADMGSEEPLIGFKPISQMPFFNANAFPYQQGYIYQNPPQHNTILQTHLSQLPQASGITVNCVTGKKTTLRQRRQLFNPDIETMEGAAFFYACHLTQTPCIAIRAISNRAGDRKYTNWDLPLAVEKLTHNIWSLIKLFQ; encoded by the coding sequence ATGTCTAACACCCTTTTAATTGTTTACGCTACCTATTTGGAGGCTCAACCTTTACTGCTGCTTTTACAACCCTTTTTAGAAACAAGTGCTGAGTGCGATAAAAATGACTCGCAATTACTTTTGACTACAAAAGATAGTACCTTTTTAAGTTTTGTGCTATCGTCAAAATTAAAAGTTCAGCTACTAATTACCGGAGCCGGATTAACTGCCACCTCGTGTTGGGTAACAAAAATTACAAGTTTATTTAACTATAGTCTAGCTATAAATGCTGGCATTGCCGGATGTTTTGACTCCAAATTATCTATTGGCAGCGTTGTTTATGTAACCAAAGATACTATTGCCGATATGGGCTCCGAAGAACCACTTATTGGGTTTAAGCCTATTAGCCAAATGCCATTTTTTAACGCCAACGCTTTTCCATATCAACAAGGATATATATACCAAAACCCACCGCAGCACAATACAATATTACAAACGCATTTAAGCCAGCTACCACAAGCAAGCGGCATAACCGTTAATTGTGTTACCGGCAAAAAAACGACACTGAGGCAGCGGCGGCAATTATTTAATCCGGATATTGAAACAATGGAAGGAGCAGCCTTTTTTTATGCCTGCCATCTTACCCAAACGCCTTGTATAGCCATACGGGCAATTTCAAACCGCGCCGGCGACAGAAAATATACTAATTGGGACCTACCTTTGGCCGTAGAAAAACTAACTCACAATATTTGGTCCTTGATAAAACTGTTCCAGTAA